From Pyxidicoccus xibeiensis, the proteins below share one genomic window:
- the murB gene encoding UDP-N-acetylmuramate dehydrogenase: MVEAGVKTALAARVERLPGCEVKAGEPLAPLTSVRVGGAAEALVRPRTPDALVALLKLARDEGVPVCILGGGANTLVGDGGVAGFTVKLPGDLFPEVADVGPEEGRLTLGAGAAIVRLINLMRAQALVGAEFLAGIPGTLGGAVAMNAGTKNGEAFRAIEAVEVATADGVGWLTKAQVPHAYRHSELPAGGVVTRVRFLLRKGDVAASKAAMDADLGYRKRTQPLSQPNFGSVFTNPPGDHAGRLIELVGLKGHTLGRAQVSTLHANWIVNLGGASARDVLGLVTLMQQRVREETGVDMKPEVKRVGAFLP, encoded by the coding sequence ATGGTGGAAGCGGGCGTGAAGACGGCGCTGGCGGCCCGCGTGGAGCGGCTGCCCGGCTGCGAGGTGAAGGCGGGCGAGCCCCTGGCCCCGCTCACCAGCGTCCGGGTGGGCGGCGCCGCCGAGGCCCTGGTGCGCCCGCGCACGCCGGACGCGCTGGTGGCCCTGCTGAAGCTGGCGCGGGACGAGGGCGTGCCCGTCTGCATCCTCGGCGGTGGTGCCAACACCCTGGTGGGCGACGGCGGCGTGGCGGGCTTCACCGTGAAGCTGCCCGGGGACCTCTTCCCCGAGGTCGCCGACGTGGGCCCCGAGGAGGGCCGCCTCACGCTGGGCGCGGGCGCGGCCATCGTCCGCCTCATCAACCTCATGCGCGCGCAGGCGCTGGTGGGCGCCGAGTTCCTCGCCGGCATCCCCGGCACGCTGGGCGGCGCGGTGGCGATGAACGCCGGCACGAAGAACGGGGAGGCCTTCCGCGCGATTGAGGCGGTGGAGGTGGCCACGGCCGATGGGGTGGGGTGGCTGACGAAGGCGCAGGTGCCGCATGCCTACCGCCACTCGGAGCTGCCGGCGGGCGGCGTCGTCACGCGGGTGCGCTTCCTCTTGCGCAAGGGGGACGTGGCGGCGTCCAAGGCGGCCATGGACGCGGACCTGGGCTACCGCAAGCGCACGCAGCCCTTGAGCCAGCCCAACTTCGGCAGCGTCTTCACCAACCCGCCGGGCGACCATGCCGGGCGGCTGATTGAGCTCGTGGGCCTCAAGGGCCATACGTTGGGCCGCGCGCAGGTGTCCACCCTGCACGCCAACTGGATCGTCAACCTGGGCGGAGCGTCCGCCCGCGACGTGCTGGGCCTCGTCACCCTCATGCAGCAGCGGGTGCGCGAGGAGACCGGCGTCGACATGAAACCCGAAGTCAAGCGCGTGGGAGCGTTCCTGCCATGA